In Alkalihalobacterium alkalinitrilicum, a genomic segment contains:
- a CDS encoding YvrJ family protein: protein MELWLPLLSEFGFPVVVTLYLLHRVEKKLDMVNQSIQRLPESLAPLYFNRNTEQKKSI, encoded by the coding sequence ATGGAATTGTGGCTACCGCTTTTAAGTGAGTTTGGCTTCCCTGTGGTTGTGACCCTTTACCTACTTCATCGTGTCGAGAAAAAACTAGACATGGTCAACCAATCGATCCAACGGTTACCCGAAAGCCTTGCGCCACTTTACTTTAATCGAAACACTGAACAGAAGAAAAGTATTTAA